GAGGATCTGGGTGAGGACGCGGTGGTGGTGAACCCGTACGACGTGACCGGTACCGCCGACGCGCTCCACGAGGCGCTGACGATGCCGGACGACGAGCGGCTCCGGCGCACCGAGCGGCTGGCCGCAGCGGCGACCGCGCTGCCGCCGCAGAAGTGGTTCCTGGACCAGCTACAGGCACTGCGCGAGGTCTGACAGGAACCCGACCACCGCCGCCGGGCCCGGCAGCAGCAGATCGGCCCGTTCCGCGAGCTCCGTGACCTCCGTGCTGCCGCTGCACACCAGCAGCCCGGGGACGCCGTCCGAGCGGAGCTTCTCCACCGCGGCGAAGGCCGGCAGATCGCCGAGGTCGTCGCCGGCGTAGAGCACGGAACCGGCGTCCACTTCGCGTACGTACTCCGCAAGCGCCACGCCCTTGTCCACGCCGGGCGGGCGCAGCTCCAGGACCATACGGCCCGGCTCCACGATCAGACCGTGGCGGGTGGCGAGCTGGGTCAGCGGTCCGCGCAGTGCCTCGAAGGCCGCCTGCGGATCGGTCGCACGGCGGGTGTGCACGGCGACCGCCTGGCCCTTCTCCTCGATCCAGGTGCCCTGCCAGGCGCCGACACTTTCGAGCAGCCCGGGGAGCTCGGCGCGGGCGGCCGCGACGCCGGGGTGCGGGGCGGGCGTGCGGACGGTGCCGCTGACGGCGTCCCAGCGCTCGGCGCCGTAGTGACCGAGGACGACGAGATGGTCGAGGCCGGGAACCCCGGCGAAGCCGCCGTGCCGCACGGCGACACCTGCGGGGCGGCCGGTGATCACGGCGACGGACAGCACCCGCGGGGCGAGGGCGGCGAGCGCGGGGACCGCGCCCGGGTGCGCCCTGGCCTGCTCGGGGTCGGGCACGATCTCGGCGAGGGTGCCGTCGAAGTCCAGAGCGATGACGGCCCTCTCCGGCCTGGCCAGGATCGCGGCCAGACCCTCCCGGCCGGCAGGCGTCGACGGCGTCGGCAAGGGGTGCGCGTGCGGAGTGTCGCCCATGCCACCGACCCTATCGGCGACTTCGCCGGGCGTCTCTGACGCGGCGCAAACGGTTCACGGTCACGGGGTCGTGTGCCAGGGCGCGCTCGTCGTCGAGAAGAGCGTTGAGGAGCTGGTAGTAGCGGACCGGGGAGATGCCGAGCCGCTCGCGGATCGCCCGCTCCTTCGCGCCGGGGCCCGGCCAGGACTGGTGCTCCATGGCCAGTACCGCACGGTCCCGCTCGGAGAGAGCCTCGTCGTCGGTCATACGATCCAACCTATCCGTGCGACGAGGCCCGCTGCCCGGCTACCGCGCATTGCCGAGTGGCTGGGTGGCCGGTGGTCGGTGCCGGGACCCTTCGGCTACTCGGCCCTCTCCGCCGCGGTGGCCGCGCGCCCTATCCGGCCGAGGACGGTCGCCGGTCTGCCGCCCGGCTCGACGGCCTTGCCGATGTTCCCCTTGATGTTCTCGCTGACCGCGGCCCATGACGTCTTGCCGACCGGCGGAAGCACCGAGGTGGGGAGCTCCTGGAGGAATTCCCTCAGCGCCAGGTGCTTCGGGTCCTTCTCCATAGCCTCGGACGCGGTGACCGTCGCGGGCAGCAGGCCGTTCTGGCCGGCGAAGTCGAGGACGTTCTTGTCGCTGAAGACGAAGTCCAGGAACTTGCCGACCTCGTCCCGGTGGCCGTTCTGCTTGAAGCCCATGATCCAGTCGGCGACGCCCATCGCCGATTTGGCCTTGCCGTTCCTGCCGGGCAGCGCCACCTTGCCGACATCGATGCCCGCCTTCTCGGCGGCCTGCATCAGCGAGGGGTGGCCGTTGAGCATGCCGACCTCACCGCGGGTGAAGGCGGCGAACGCCTCCTTGCGGTTCAGCTTGGAGGGCGCGACCGGGCCGGTGAGCTTCTTGTCGACCAGGTTGTCCTTCAGCCAGGTGAAGGTGCTGACGTTCTGCGGGGAGTCGATCGCGTAATTGCCGACCGTGTCGGTGTAGCCGTCGCCGCCGCTGAGCAGCCACATCATGGTCTCGGCCTGGGCCTCTTCCGGACCGAGCGGCAGCGCGAAGGGGTACTTCGCGTCCGTGTTGGCCTTCAGCTTGACCGCGTCGGCCCTGAGGTCGTCCCAGGTCTTCGGGTCCTCCCTGATGCCGGCCTCCTCGAAGAGCTTCTTGTTGAAGAAGAGCAGCCGGGTGGAGGCGACGAACGGCAGACCGTACTGGACATGCTTGTGCTCACCGGCGTCGACGAGCGGGCGGAGGAAGTTGGACTGCACGGGTACGGAGAGCAACTGGTCGGCGCTGTAGAGCTTGTCGGCGGCGGCGTAGTCGGCGTACGCGCCGATCTGCGCGACGTCGGGGGCCTTTCCGGCCTTGACCATCTCGGCGACCTTGCGGTCGACGTCGTTCCAGGATTCGATCTGGACGTCGATCCTGATGCCGGGGTTCTTGGACTCGAACGCGGCGGCGAGGTCCGCCCAGTACTTCTTGCTGCTCTGGCCGCCGGCCACGTCGTAGTCAGCCGCGACCAGCTTGAGCGTCACGTCTCCGGAACCGCTGGAGCTGCCACAGCCCGCGAGCGTCACCGTCATACCCAGTGCGGCGACTGCCGCGGCCAGACCCAAGAAGCGCTGCTGCACAGCTCTTCCCCCACCCTCTGCCGTTGGTTGCCCGTCTTGTCCCAGACGGCTCCCCCGCGACGTCTTCTGAGATGAGCAGCGATTTTCCCCCATACGGGGGATGAGGTCTACTCCAATGGATATCACTTCTGCAACGTCTGGCTCATGGCTGAGGGGCATTGCCCGGGTACGCCACGGCCTGCTAAGCACGTCACGGCACGAAATGGTCGGTGCCGGTCCCGAGTTACGCGTACGTCGCTAGGAGCCTTGCCGCATGTCCCGTACCGCAGCAGAGATTGCCACCCAGCCCGCCTGCTGGCGACGAGCGGCCGAGGCCGCCGCCTCCTTCGAGGGCCTTCCGGCGCCGGGGGAACGTGTCGCCGTCACCGG
This portion of the Streptomyces sp. NBC_01750 genome encodes:
- the otsB gene encoding trehalose-phosphatase; this translates as MGDTPHAHPLPTPSTPAGREGLAAILARPERAVIALDFDGTLAEIVPDPEQARAHPGAVPALAALAPRVLSVAVITGRPAGVAVRHGGFAGVPGLDHLVVLGHYGAERWDAVSGTVRTPAPHPGVAAARAELPGLLESVGAWQGTWIEEKGQAVAVHTRRATDPQAAFEALRGPLTQLATRHGLIVEPGRMVLELRPPGVDKGVALAEYVREVDAGSVLYAGDDLGDLPAFAAVEKLRSDGVPGLLVCSGSTEVTELAERADLLLPGPAAVVGFLSDLAQCL
- a CDS encoding extracellular solute-binding protein, translated to MTVTLAGCGSSSGSGDVTLKLVAADYDVAGGQSSKKYWADLAAAFESKNPGIRIDVQIESWNDVDRKVAEMVKAGKAPDVAQIGAYADYAAADKLYSADQLLSVPVQSNFLRPLVDAGEHKHVQYGLPFVASTRLLFFNKKLFEEAGIREDPKTWDDLRADAVKLKANTDAKYPFALPLGPEEAQAETMMWLLSGGDGYTDTVGNYAIDSPQNVSTFTWLKDNLVDKKLTGPVAPSKLNRKEAFAAFTRGEVGMLNGHPSLMQAAEKAGIDVGKVALPGRNGKAKSAMGVADWIMGFKQNGHRDEVGKFLDFVFSDKNVLDFAGQNGLLPATVTASEAMEKDPKHLALREFLQELPTSVLPPVGKTSWAAVSENIKGNIGKAVEPGGRPATVLGRIGRAATAAERAE
- a CDS encoding DUF3263 domain-containing protein, yielding MTDDEALSERDRAVLAMEHQSWPGPGAKERAIRERLGISPVRYYQLLNALLDDERALAHDPVTVNRLRRVRDARRSRR